The following are from one region of the uncultured Fibrobacter sp. genome:
- a CDS encoding phosphomannomutase has product MENITQIWKKIQSPEFNPATDMGLVEQVKQVALTSQESAKVSFGTSGWRGEIGSEFTLRNLQVVGAAIVRLYKEATPELFASLGVKDFAELQKRGVVVGHDNRLLGHEFCEAVADQFAKAGVKVYYGGEMPTPEFSACIEMLGAACSINMTPSHNPSHYNGIKFNPADGGPAGPEITNVITKLSNEMMATWKFEPVGKVDWEIIDSLKIYKEFLVKQGTIKFDRIKDFIKKGRLTLVCDHVHGSTRRRPAALLDNPECLITLRNEDDSLFGGIAPEPSSKNLEKVRKVLDESKSWFRLGAIFDPDGDRIRFYDGTREIDMNQFGAIAFHYMATWRKEQGCVAKSVATSNFVNIIAEKLGVPVMETPVGFKNFRPWLSRNAKQKALVAFEESDGISGLNNTLEKDAQFGLLIALEIMAVTGKNLGEYLDALYEEYGRFYPTRSGFEVDKSLVGEPLKAKVNAIADIAKPGAKVMVGNNEKTVKQLLTLDGVKVIFDDDSWMLVRPSGTEPKVRIYTECRNPDEKDPMFEAAKALFFKN; this is encoded by the coding sequence GGAAAACATTACGCAGATTTGGAAAAAGATTCAGTCCCCCGAATTTAACCCGGCTACCGATATGGGCCTGGTTGAACAGGTTAAGCAGGTTGCCCTGACCTCGCAGGAAAGTGCCAAGGTGAGCTTTGGTACGTCCGGCTGGCGCGGCGAAATTGGTTCCGAATTTACGCTCCGCAACCTCCAGGTGGTGGGCGCTGCCATTGTGCGTCTCTATAAGGAAGCTACTCCTGAATTGTTCGCCTCTCTCGGCGTGAAGGATTTTGCCGAACTCCAGAAGCGTGGCGTGGTCGTGGGTCACGACAACCGCTTGCTCGGTCACGAATTCTGCGAAGCCGTGGCTGACCAGTTTGCAAAGGCCGGCGTTAAGGTCTACTACGGTGGCGAAATGCCGACTCCGGAATTTTCCGCCTGTATCGAAATGCTCGGTGCCGCCTGCTCCATCAACATGACTCCGAGCCACAATCCGAGCCACTACAACGGCATCAAGTTCAACCCGGCCGACGGCGGTCCTGCCGGTCCGGAAATCACGAACGTCATCACCAAGCTTTCTAACGAAATGATGGCCACCTGGAAGTTTGAACCGGTGGGCAAGGTTGACTGGGAAATCATCGACTCCCTCAAGATCTACAAGGAATTCCTTGTGAAGCAGGGAACCATCAAGTTCGACCGCATCAAGGACTTTATCAAGAAGGGCCGCCTCACTCTCGTTTGCGACCACGTGCACGGTTCTACCCGTCGCCGTCCGGCCGCACTCCTCGACAATCCGGAATGCCTCATCACGCTCCGCAACGAAGACGATTCCCTGTTCGGCGGTATCGCTCCGGAACCGTCCAGCAAGAACCTCGAAAAGGTCCGCAAGGTTCTCGACGAAAGCAAGTCCTGGTTCCGCCTGGGCGCCATCTTCGACCCGGATGGTGACCGTATCCGTTTCTACGACGGTACTCGCGAAATCGATATGAACCAGTTCGGTGCTATCGCTTTCCACTACATGGCTACCTGGCGCAAGGAACAGGGCTGTGTCGCTAAGTCCGTCGCTACTTCTAACTTTGTGAACATCATCGCCGAAAAGCTCGGCGTACCCGTGATGGAAACTCCGGTGGGCTTCAAGAACTTCCGCCCCTGGCTTTCCCGCAACGCCAAGCAGAAGGCTCTCGTCGCTTTCGAAGAATCCGACGGTATTTCTGGCCTCAACAACACTCTCGAAAAGGATGCCCAGTTCGGCCTCCTCATCGCTCTTGAAATCATGGCGGTGACCGGCAAGAACCTCGGCGAATACCTCGACGCTTTGTACGAAGAATATGGCCGCTTCTACCCGACACGTTCCGGTTTCGAAGTGGATAAGTCCCTCGTGGGTGAACCCCTGAAGGCTAAGGTGAACGCTATTGCCGATATCGCGAAGCCGGGTGCTAAGGTCATGGTCGGTAACAACGAAAAGACCGTGAAGCAGCTCCTCACGCTCGACGGCGTGAAGGTCATCTTCGACGACGATTCCTGGATGCTCGTGCGTCCGTCCGGTACGGAACCCAAGGTCCGCATCTACACGGAATGCCGCAACCCGGATGAAAAGGATCCGATGTTCGAGGCAGCGAAGGCTCTGTTCTTCAAAAATTAA